A stretch of the Bradyrhizobium arachidis genome encodes the following:
- a CDS encoding adenylate/guanylate cyclase domain-containing protein codes for MSWYPNIRYGTEGYPEKVARRLRGFNIAVWLASLIPAGMALVRFVDGKWKVGVADVLVATTYASMPLLHRFGPIAAPLAFVGVSYAVALWVTSLVGTSGATQIGYFTATALSILIIGTERYFITIILGIISVALIIVVELHLPRDTGFVSPTMLFLTNFSASIVLNSALLYGIIFYAVRQMERAEEAAERERKRSDALLVNILPARVADRLKERPSTIIADSYREASILFADMASFTFRAADTTPEDLVSFLNRVFSQLDGLVEHHGLEKIKTSGDAYMVVSGVPSGRPDHLRALAGLALDMREALAGLVDGKGRAVSVRIGIATGPVVAGVVGTRKFFYDVWGDAVNVASRMESTGLPGQIQVTDEVYEGLKDDFSFERRGLIDIKGKGEMQTWLLVGRKASVAPVDPVVAA; via the coding sequence ATGAGTTGGTATCCCAACATTCGGTACGGCACCGAAGGATATCCTGAGAAGGTCGCCCGTCGGCTCCGCGGATTCAATATCGCAGTCTGGCTTGCTTCCTTAATTCCAGCAGGCATGGCGTTAGTCCGCTTCGTCGATGGGAAGTGGAAGGTGGGTGTCGCGGATGTCCTTGTGGCAACAACGTACGCCTCCATGCCCTTGCTTCATCGATTTGGACCGATAGCAGCACCGCTCGCCTTTGTGGGCGTTTCATATGCGGTTGCTCTCTGGGTCACTTCGTTGGTAGGCACAAGCGGAGCGACGCAAATCGGCTATTTCACAGCAACCGCGCTTAGTATCTTAATCATCGGCACCGAGCGCTATTTCATCACCATTATACTCGGGATCATCTCAGTCGCCTTGATCATTGTTGTAGAGTTGCACTTGCCGCGCGATACTGGCTTCGTTTCGCCAACGATGCTTTTTCTCACAAATTTCAGCGCTAGCATCGTGCTCAACTCAGCCCTCCTCTACGGCATTATTTTTTATGCCGTGCGGCAAATGGAACGAGCCGAAGAGGCTGCGGAACGGGAGCGTAAGCGCTCCGATGCCTTGCTGGTCAACATTCTTCCAGCCAGGGTCGCAGATCGATTGAAGGAACGGCCGAGCACCATTATCGCTGACTCCTATAGAGAAGCGTCGATCCTATTTGCCGACATGGCAAGCTTCACGTTCCGTGCGGCCGACACAACGCCAGAAGACCTTGTGAGCTTTCTCAATCGCGTATTTTCCCAACTTGATGGTCTGGTCGAGCACCACGGACTGGAAAAGATCAAGACCTCTGGCGACGCATACATGGTTGTCAGCGGAGTGCCCTCAGGGCGACCTGATCACCTTCGCGCGCTCGCCGGGCTAGCACTCGATATGCGCGAGGCTTTGGCCGGACTCGTCGATGGGAAGGGTCGTGCGGTGTCGGTGCGGATTGGTATTGCTACTGGCCCTGTTGTAGCGGGCGTAGTTGGTACGCGGAAGTTCTTCTACGACGTTTGGGGCGATGCCGTGAACGTAGCCTCGCGCATGGAGTCGACGGGCCTTCCCGGCCAGATTCAGGTTACCGACGAAGTGTACGAGGGCCTAAAGGACGATTTCAGTTTCGAGAGACGAGGGCTAATCGATATCAAGGGAAAAGGCGAAATGCAGACGTGGCTCTTAGTTGGCCGCAAAGCATCGGTTGCCCCTGTCGATCCGGTGGTCGCGGCTTGA
- a CDS encoding DUF485 domain-containing protein, with protein MSNLAQIERDPNYQELVRRRSSLGWMLSLIMLVIYFGFILLVAYAPKFLGIPLGSGVTTIGIPIGLSVIVLAFVLTGIYVRQANSSYDVLIRKIVEENRS; from the coding sequence GTGAGCAACCTCGCACAGATTGAACGCGATCCGAACTATCAGGAACTCGTGCGCCGACGTTCGTCGCTCGGCTGGATGCTGTCGCTGATCATGCTTGTCATCTATTTCGGCTTCATCCTGCTGGTCGCCTACGCTCCCAAGTTTCTGGGGATACCACTGGGCAGCGGCGTGACGACGATCGGCATTCCAATCGGACTGTCCGTCATCGTGCTCGCCTTTGTGCTGACGGGCATCTACGTCCGTCAGGCGAATTCCAGCTACGACGTCCTCATTCGCAAGATTGTCGAGGAGAACCGCTCATGA